Proteins encoded in a region of the Paenibacillus sp. W2I17 genome:
- a CDS encoding TetR/AcrR family transcriptional regulator, whose product MALKDLLSEQGKLFSTITINEICGKAMVHRTTFYKHFEDKFALLHSTLTWVLQDYLQMNIENRLRQPLQSLSRIMLENLLEPMVQNQKNDEGFTDFFTKYIGEMSKRDFLELKRRGKQFSLPIELLAEYHSGVISLLVTWWIYHFEEDVTAEQMDEYYYQMVNEIIMLEEQTAQSKING is encoded by the coding sequence ATGGCACTTAAAGATCTTTTATCCGAGCAAGGCAAACTATTCAGCACGATCACGATTAATGAAATCTGTGGCAAAGCCATGGTTCACCGTACAACGTTTTACAAACATTTTGAGGATAAATTCGCACTTTTACACTCGACCCTGACCTGGGTGCTTCAGGATTATTTACAAATGAATATTGAAAATCGGCTGCGACAGCCTTTGCAAAGCTTATCTAGAATCATGTTGGAAAATTTACTGGAGCCGATGGTGCAAAACCAGAAGAATGATGAGGGGTTCACTGACTTTTTCACAAAGTATATCGGAGAAATGTCCAAACGAGATTTTCTGGAACTAAAGAGAAGAGGCAAACAATTTTCACTTCCCATAGAACTATTAGCCGAATATCACTCCGGAGTCATTAGTTTACTTGTGACATGGTGGATATATCATTTCGAAGAAGATGTTACGGCAGAACAAATGGATGAATATTACTATCAAATGGTTAACGAGATAATCATGTTAGAAGAGCAAACAGCTCAATCTAAAATCAATGGCTGA
- a CDS encoding NAD(P)/FAD-dependent oxidoreductase — protein sequence MSDMKKAVVIGAGIAGLITARMLSDYYKEVIIIERDEFPTEPLNRQGVPQSFHPHRVQPRGGLIMEHYFPGYNEELIALGAISSHEEKLVVTNKYGTLVNKEDPSSFKIASSSRALMEWVLRNRIQEISQISFLTNTEVTGLLVSEDKRSITGIYTKERRGEKREKQLPADMVIDASGRSSKLIRWLEQIGLSVPEPEVLKVSLGYSTRYYKIKSSIPNEWVMSDSDPEQGIRAGIFTRIEDDIAGLILFNAGGDEYPSTQPEEFQEQLKHLFASDKIVELMERLEPVQGPRGYRISESVRQHFEIMEDWPSGLLVLGDAFCSFDPIHGQGITVAAIEAETIGKCLEAQQIHHDPQFERKALLRMQQAIEPAWWLSSVADLRWNGVEHGGPFELKGVAFAQKFINLFTKQAMKKASQEKDNHLFFMQFLMNALILPPSEYFKSDILNMILDDNGSKEEMELRAELSVQDPELFQQRIDEIIPSFQLEYDEQIKKLLESLQPAMSK from the coding sequence ATGTCAGACATGAAAAAAGCTGTGGTGATTGGGGCAGGTATTGCAGGATTAATCACTGCAAGAATGTTATCTGATTATTATAAAGAAGTAATTATTATTGAAAGAGATGAATTCCCTACGGAGCCGTTGAACCGGCAGGGTGTACCTCAATCTTTTCATCCACATCGTGTACAACCACGTGGCGGGCTGATTATGGAACATTACTTCCCAGGATACAATGAAGAATTGATTGCATTAGGCGCCATCTCTTCACACGAAGAGAAACTTGTGGTTACCAATAAATACGGTACATTAGTTAATAAGGAGGATCCTTCTTCATTTAAAATTGCATCAAGCAGCAGAGCCTTGATGGAATGGGTACTACGCAACCGAATCCAGGAAATATCTCAAATAAGCTTCTTAACGAATACAGAGGTTACAGGGCTACTGGTGTCTGAGGATAAGCGTTCCATTACAGGCATTTATACAAAAGAAAGACGTGGGGAAAAGCGGGAAAAACAACTTCCAGCTGATATGGTTATTGATGCCTCAGGACGTTCTTCCAAATTGATTAGATGGCTTGAACAGATCGGATTGTCTGTGCCGGAACCAGAGGTGTTGAAGGTATCTCTTGGTTACAGCACCCGCTATTACAAAATTAAATCCTCTATTCCAAACGAATGGGTAATGTCTGATTCAGATCCTGAACAAGGTATTCGTGCAGGCATATTTACACGCATTGAGGATGATATCGCTGGGCTCATTCTTTTTAACGCTGGTGGAGATGAATATCCTTCAACTCAGCCAGAGGAGTTTCAAGAACAACTCAAACATTTGTTTGCTTCAGATAAAATTGTGGAGTTGATGGAACGGTTGGAGCCTGTGCAAGGGCCGCGCGGATACCGTATATCCGAGTCTGTTCGTCAGCATTTTGAAATCATGGAAGATTGGCCATCTGGATTACTCGTCCTTGGTGATGCATTTTGCAGCTTTGATCCAATTCATGGACAAGGCATCACCGTTGCTGCAATTGAAGCCGAGACTATAGGAAAATGTTTGGAAGCACAGCAAATACACCACGATCCTCAGTTTGAGCGAAAGGCACTGCTCCGTATGCAGCAGGCTATCGAACCGGCTTGGTGGCTTAGTTCCGTGGCTGACCTGCGTTGGAATGGGGTTGAACATGGTGGGCCATTCGAACTAAAAGGGGTTGCCTTTGCTCAGAAGTTTATTAATTTATTTACGAAGCAGGCCATGAAAAAAGCTTCTCAGGAAAAAGATAATCATCTCTTTTTTATGCAGTTCCTGATGAATGCTTTGATCCTTCCTCCAAGTGAATATTTTAAAAGTGATATCCTGAACATGATTCTGGACGACAATGGTTCCAAAGAAGAAATGGAGTTAAGAGCAGAGCTTAGTGTACAAGATCCGGAGCTATTCCAGCAAAGAATAGATGAGATCATCCCATCATTTCAACTGGAATATGATGAGCAAATTAAGAAACTGCTTGAATCACTTCAGCCTGCAATGAGCAAATAA
- a CDS encoding response regulator transcription factor — protein sequence MVLHSNKILIVEDELRIRNLLRFYLEREGFHVEEAETGESGLDKALSFDYDLLILDVMLPGMDGIFLTSRIRQYKSTPILIVTAKASEMDVIQGFEAGADDYVTKPFSPREVVHRIKSVVRRNQGIGNDNISSQRTLKLRDFVIEEDHKLKSKGKEVFLTTKEYELLFYLASSPDKLFSRENILQNVWNYDYIVDYRTVDTHIKRIREKLDLVSPEASSMIRTVWGLGYKFKMN from the coding sequence ATGGTACTGCATTCTAATAAAATTTTAATTGTTGAAGATGAGTTGCGAATTCGTAATCTGCTGCGGTTTTACTTAGAGAGAGAAGGTTTCCATGTAGAAGAAGCTGAAACAGGAGAGAGTGGCCTAGACAAGGCATTGAGTTTTGATTACGACCTTTTGATTCTGGATGTTATGTTACCAGGGATGGATGGCATTTTTCTGACTTCGCGTATACGTCAATACAAATCAACACCTATACTTATTGTTACCGCAAAGGCTAGCGAAATGGATGTCATTCAAGGTTTTGAAGCAGGAGCAGATGATTATGTAACCAAACCATTTAGTCCTCGTGAAGTGGTTCATCGTATAAAAAGCGTAGTTCGGAGAAATCAAGGCATTGGTAATGATAACATCTCTTCTCAGAGAACATTGAAACTGCGTGATTTCGTTATTGAAGAGGATCACAAATTGAAGTCCAAAGGGAAAGAGGTTTTTCTGACGACTAAGGAATATGAATTGTTATTTTACTTAGCATCGTCACCAGACAAATTGTTTTCGAGAGAGAATATTTTACAAAATGTATGGAATTATGATTATATTGTTGATTATCGTACTGTAGACACGCATATCAAACGAATCCGGGAAAAGCTCGATCTGGTTTCACCCGAGGCATCCTCAATGATAAGAACCGTATGGGGACTGGGTTATAAATTTAAAATGAATTAG
- a CDS encoding glycoside hydrolase family 1 protein, whose product MTTMTNIFPKGFLFGGATAANQLEGAYDQGNKGLSSSDMVRYIPMDKANKETSFTFDVNQQQIDEILKDPEQFNLPKRRGIDFYHHYKEDIALFAEMGFNVFRMSISWPRIFPTGEETEPNEEGLKFYDEVFDELAKYNITPLVTISHYDYPLHLVQKYNGFENREMIDLFVKYAKTLFSRYHKKVKYWLTFNEINMVMDSPYTCSGAIPENSKRNEMDLRFQCTHNQFVASALAVQAAHEIDPSLKVGCMVCRLEYYPETCEPANQWRALQEEQLNNFFGDVHVFGEYPFYMERYFKENNVHIEMQPGDLEILKNGRVDFVSFSYYMSYIARANSGDLGHLNSKIKNPYLRSTKSGWQIDPLGFRIALNNLYDRYHLPLIIAENGFSDVESLDENNEIQDDGRIQFLKEHLEQLQEAILDGVDVFGYCWWGPIDIISSSSSEMTKRYGFIYVDQDNEGNGSLKRYKKKSFYWYKQFITEHSS is encoded by the coding sequence ATGACTACAATGACTAATATTTTTCCAAAAGGATTCTTATTTGGTGGAGCAACAGCAGCGAATCAGCTTGAAGGAGCTTATGATCAAGGGAATAAAGGGCTCTCCAGCTCGGACATGGTGCGTTACATCCCTATGGATAAGGCGAACAAAGAAACTTCCTTTACCTTTGATGTAAACCAACAACAGATTGACGAGATACTCAAGGATCCTGAACAATTCAACCTTCCTAAGCGTAGAGGTATCGATTTCTACCATCATTATAAGGAAGATATCGCACTTTTTGCCGAAATGGGCTTCAATGTATTCCGTATGTCGATTTCTTGGCCTCGGATCTTCCCAACAGGTGAAGAAACTGAACCAAATGAAGAGGGCTTGAAATTCTATGACGAAGTGTTTGATGAGCTGGCTAAATATAATATCACCCCATTAGTCACCATCTCGCACTATGATTATCCGCTTCATCTTGTTCAGAAATACAATGGATTTGAAAATCGGGAAATGATTGATCTATTCGTGAAGTATGCAAAAACATTATTTTCTCGCTATCACAAAAAGGTGAAATACTGGCTCACATTTAATGAAATTAACATGGTTATGGACAGTCCATATACCTGCAGTGGAGCCATCCCTGAAAACTCAAAACGAAATGAAATGGATTTGAGATTCCAGTGCACGCACAATCAATTTGTTGCGTCCGCTTTAGCTGTTCAGGCAGCACATGAAATTGATCCAAGCCTGAAAGTGGGCTGCATGGTTTGTCGCTTGGAATACTACCCTGAAACATGTGAGCCAGCTAACCAATGGCGTGCTCTACAGGAAGAGCAACTGAACAATTTCTTTGGTGATGTGCATGTTTTTGGTGAATATCCATTTTACATGGAGCGGTATTTTAAAGAAAATAATGTTCATATTGAGATGCAGCCTGGTGATCTTGAGATCCTGAAAAATGGACGTGTGGATTTCGTATCTTTCAGCTATTACATGTCTTATATCGCTCGTGCCAACTCAGGCGATCTGGGTCACTTGAACAGTAAAATTAAGAATCCTTATCTGAGATCAACCAAAAGCGGCTGGCAAATCGATCCGCTGGGATTCAGAATTGCTTTAAATAACTTGTACGATCGATATCATCTTCCTTTGATCATTGCCGAGAACGGCTTCTCAGATGTTGAGAGCCTTGATGAGAACAATGAAATTCAAGATGATGGAAGAATTCAGTTTTTGAAAGAACATTTGGAACAATTACAAGAGGCCATTCTAGATGGAGTAGATGTATTCGGGTACTGCTGGTGGGGACCAATCGACATTATTTCTTCTAGCTCATCTGAGATGACTAAACGATATGGATTTATTTATGTGGATCAAGATAATGAAGGAAACGGTAGTTTGAAACGTTATAAAAAGAAGAGCTTCTATTGGTATAAACAATTCATCACAGAACACTCCAGTTAA
- a CDS encoding NADPH-dependent FMN reductase, whose protein sequence is MKLLGVSGSLLGSKTPAAINVVLQRAKSKYPEIETELLDLRDYKNIEFCDGRQLDKYNEHTNTVIEKILSADCYVIGSPIYQSSITGVLKNIFDLLPVQSFQHKVMGFVATGGTYQHYLVIENQLKPIAGFFRAYIAPSYVYLNKDHFGIDQTVENEEVLVRLEKLAEEIVFMHTKLIEN, encoded by the coding sequence ATGAAATTATTAGGAGTATCTGGATCCCTACTGGGTAGTAAGACACCTGCTGCAATTAATGTTGTTCTTCAACGAGCCAAAAGTAAGTATCCTGAGATTGAGACAGAATTGTTAGACCTTCGTGATTACAAAAATATTGAATTTTGTGATGGACGGCAACTGGATAAATATAACGAACACACCAATACCGTCATTGAAAAAATATTAAGTGCTGATTGTTATGTAATTGGCTCTCCTATTTACCAATCGTCCATTACCGGTGTTTTGAAAAATATCTTTGATCTGTTGCCTGTACAAAGCTTCCAACATAAAGTGATGGGTTTTGTAGCTACAGGTGGAACCTATCAGCATTATCTTGTCATTGAAAATCAACTCAAACCTATTGCTGGCTTTTTTCGAGCATATATAGCCCCCAGTTATGTTTATCTAAACAAAGATCATTTTGGAATTGATCAAACTGTGGAAAATGAAGAGGTTCTAGTCCGACTAGAAAAACTAGCCGAAGAAATTGTGTTTATGCATACTAAACTGATCGAAAATTAA
- a CDS encoding cysteine hydrolase family protein, whose protein sequence is MSRYTEPDWSRTALITIDLQKDNSLPGSIAEIKGTAELLPTIELITNAFRKAKRPIIHVVRLYKTDGSNVDLCRREVVENGLHFVVPNTDGANLVSAVRPANSPDLHGEELLSGKFQQLGELDWAMYKPRWGAFYQTRLEQFLAEKEIDTLVFIGCNFPNCPRTSIYEASERDFKVVMADDAISGLYEKGLAEMNNINVSVISSSEIIRNLELISV, encoded by the coding sequence ATGTCACGATACACTGAACCCGATTGGAGCCGAACCGCTTTGATAACCATCGATTTACAAAAGGATAATTCACTTCCTGGATCGATTGCGGAAATTAAAGGTACTGCTGAACTTTTACCAACGATAGAGTTGATTACGAATGCTTTTCGGAAAGCTAAGCGTCCTATTATTCACGTTGTTCGACTATATAAAACGGATGGCTCAAATGTGGATCTTTGTCGAAGGGAAGTCGTGGAGAATGGATTGCATTTTGTGGTGCCCAATACAGATGGAGCTAATCTGGTTAGTGCAGTAAGACCTGCAAACAGCCCCGATCTCCATGGAGAGGAACTCCTTAGCGGGAAATTTCAACAATTGGGAGAACTCGATTGGGCTATGTATAAACCCAGATGGGGGGCTTTTTACCAAACTCGCCTTGAACAATTTTTAGCAGAAAAAGAGATTGATACGTTAGTTTTTATAGGCTGTAATTTCCCCAATTGTCCTCGAACCAGTATTTATGAAGCCAGCGAAAGAGATTTTAAGGTGGTTATGGCCGATGATGCTATATCTGGACTGTATGAGAAAGGGCTAGCAGAGATGAACAATATTAATGTTTCAGTCATATCTTCCTCTGAAATTATACGGAACTTAGAACTTATATCCGTGTAG
- a CDS encoding glycoside hydrolase family 1 protein, producing the protein MNQTFQFPDGFLWGGSVSANQLEGAYLEDGKGLSIQDIMPNGIMTPPTAEPTEDNMKLVGIDFYHRYKEDIKLFAEMGFKVFRTSIAWSRIFPKGDELEPNEKGLQFYDNLFDECLKYGIEPLVTISHYETPLHLSREYDGWVNRKMIEFYARYVRTIFNRYKNKVKYWLTFNEINSILEHPFISGGISTPKEQLSKQDLYQAVHHEFVASALAVKIGHEINPDFKIGCMVIAMPIYPLTPDPKDVIQVMNADHQNTFFADVHARGYYPSYIKRYLRDNGINIHFEPGDEEILKHTVDFISFSYYQSSCETADPAKQIKGEGNLIGGVPNPHLKASEWGWQIDPQGLRYIMNVLYDRYQKPLFIVENGLGAVDQLITDKHGEKTVEDDYRIDYLKQHLIQVAEAIQDGVELMGYTTWGCIDLVSATTAQLKKRYGFIYVDRHDDGTGTLERYRKKSFYWYKDVIQSNGGSLFEK; encoded by the coding sequence ATGAATCAAACATTTCAATTTCCAGATGGCTTTTTGTGGGGCGGGTCTGTGTCAGCTAACCAATTAGAAGGTGCTTATCTTGAGGACGGAAAAGGATTATCCATTCAGGATATCATGCCTAATGGCATTATGACGCCTCCAACGGCAGAACCCACAGAAGACAATATGAAACTCGTTGGCATTGACTTCTATCATCGATACAAAGAAGACATTAAACTGTTTGCCGAAATGGGATTTAAAGTGTTTAGAACCTCAATCGCTTGGTCCAGAATATTCCCGAAGGGTGATGAGCTTGAGCCAAACGAAAAAGGGCTTCAGTTTTACGATAATCTGTTTGACGAGTGCCTCAAATATGGTATCGAGCCTTTAGTTACTATTTCTCATTATGAGACTCCGTTACATCTATCCAGAGAATATGATGGTTGGGTTAATCGTAAAATGATTGAATTCTATGCGAGATATGTACGGACTATTTTTAATAGGTACAAAAATAAAGTTAAATACTGGCTAACCTTTAATGAGATCAATTCCATTTTGGAACATCCGTTCATAAGCGGCGGAATCAGCACACCGAAGGAACAACTGAGCAAACAGGATTTGTACCAAGCGGTCCACCATGAATTTGTTGCAAGTGCACTCGCAGTGAAAATCGGACATGAAATCAATCCAGATTTCAAAATAGGTTGTATGGTCATTGCAATGCCAATTTATCCATTGACTCCTGATCCTAAGGATGTCATCCAAGTTATGAATGCTGACCATCAAAATACGTTCTTTGCTGATGTACATGCACGTGGTTATTACCCAAGTTATATTAAGCGGTACTTGAGAGACAATGGAATAAACATTCACTTTGAACCTGGGGACGAAGAGATTCTAAAACACACGGTAGATTTTATTTCTTTCAGTTACTATCAGAGCAGCTGTGAAACCGCAGATCCAGCCAAACAAATTAAGGGAGAAGGTAATCTTATTGGCGGTGTACCCAATCCACATCTAAAAGCGAGTGAGTGGGGATGGCAAATCGACCCTCAAGGCTTGAGATACATTATGAATGTCTTGTATGATCGTTATCAGAAACCATTGTTTATCGTGGAGAATGGATTAGGTGCAGTAGATCAATTGATAACGGATAAACACGGAGAAAAAACCGTCGAAGATGATTACCGAATCGATTATCTCAAGCAACATTTGATTCAAGTCGCTGAGGCAATTCAAGATGGCGTTGAACTGATGGGGTATACGACTTGGGGTTGTATTGATCTTGTTAGTGCAACAACCGCTCAACTGAAAAAACGATATGGTTTTATCTATGTGGATCGTCATGATGACGGCACAGGTACATTGGAACGCTATCGTAAAAAGTCATTTTATTGGTATAAAGATGTGATCCAGAGCAATGGAGGAAGTTTGTTCGAAAAATAA
- a CDS encoding helix-turn-helix domain-containing protein, which yields MEIISEKLVSTYNIITRRWSIHILYELLDSPKKFKEIYREISGISEMMLARRLEDLQKERLITKHFTSNEAYAMYVLTEKGKTLSSFIPNLIEWSYTHFLITGDEHTTNKEDRRDGTAF from the coding sequence ATGGAAATAATCAGTGAAAAACTCGTTTCAACCTATAACATTATTACTAGACGGTGGAGTATCCATATACTTTACGAGCTCTTAGATAGTCCTAAAAAATTTAAAGAGATCTATCGGGAGATTAGCGGAATTTCTGAAATGATGCTGGCAAGAAGGTTAGAAGATCTTCAAAAAGAACGATTGATTACGAAGCACTTTACGTCCAATGAAGCTTATGCAATGTATGTATTAACTGAAAAGGGAAAGACATTATCTTCTTTTATACCTAATCTCATTGAATGGAGCTATACCCATTTTCTGATCACTGGGGATGAGCATACAACGAATAAGGAGGATAGGAGAGATGGTACTGCATTCTAA
- a CDS encoding MarR family winged helix-turn-helix transcriptional regulator, which translates to MKLNDVTGFLIHRTDLKLTNYFTKQLKPYHVTPEQWNIICCLDIEKAMTQKELAEAIYRDQTTVVRMIHSLERKGMVRRIMNKHDKRSHDLFLTPKGEEIKQQLSLTVLNAHNYVTRGLEPKDLEQLKFFLERIYSNVQDE; encoded by the coding sequence ATGAAATTAAATGATGTTACCGGTTTTCTTATTCACCGAACAGATTTGAAACTAACGAATTATTTCACTAAACAATTAAAACCATACCATGTAACACCAGAACAATGGAATATTATATGTTGCCTGGATATTGAAAAAGCAATGACTCAAAAAGAATTGGCTGAAGCCATCTATCGTGACCAAACAACTGTGGTGAGAATGATACATTCTCTTGAACGCAAAGGAATGGTACGTCGGATTATGAATAAACATGACAAACGTTCTCATGATTTATTTTTAACCCCTAAAGGTGAAGAAATTAAGCAGCAATTATCGCTGACAGTATTGAACGCTCATAATTATGTAACGCGGGGACTCGAACCTAAAGATTTGGAACAATTAAAATTTTTTTTGGAAAGGATTTATTCCAACGTACAAGATGAATGA
- a CDS encoding MurR/RpiR family transcriptional regulator — MDYINRWGLLNSLISIINETSDNDTNVMLAKYLLENYNRLHELNVYDIADECFVSRATVRRLAQSLGYNNFKDLKKQFDDFYSNYSFYRFGIPATSEEHSVANHLYEMALECDRHLTPDFLERVVTKIHQSKQIVFLTSDVYSDQCSDFQKAMILSGKIVRVISNKFEDNPVLENLNQDDMLVVLSVAGFFANVSFDMVNSLDTHKVLITTIHKELYEKHYNEVWYLSSSDLSQSRSVYTIYALKYYLESIYATYIKKYGK; from the coding sequence ATGGACTATATTAATCGTTGGGGACTATTGAACTCCTTAATTAGCATTATTAATGAAACCTCAGATAATGATACCAATGTGATGCTCGCCAAATATCTACTAGAGAATTACAATCGATTACATGAACTCAATGTTTATGACATTGCAGATGAATGCTTTGTCAGTCGTGCAACTGTCAGGCGGCTGGCACAGAGCTTGGGATACAACAATTTCAAGGATTTAAAAAAGCAATTCGACGATTTTTATAGTAATTATAGTTTTTATCGATTTGGAATACCGGCCACCAGTGAAGAACATTCCGTTGCCAATCACCTATACGAGATGGCTTTGGAATGTGATCGCCACCTCACACCTGATTTTCTAGAGCGGGTAGTTACAAAAATCCATCAAAGCAAGCAGATTGTTTTTTTGACTTCCGACGTTTATAGCGACCAGTGCAGTGATTTTCAAAAGGCTATGATTTTATCCGGTAAAATTGTTAGAGTTATTTCAAATAAGTTTGAAGATAACCCTGTGCTTGAGAATTTGAATCAGGACGATATGTTGGTTGTTCTGTCCGTTGCCGGTTTTTTTGCAAATGTATCATTCGATATGGTCAATTCCCTAGATACGCATAAGGTGCTAATCACCACCATTCACAAGGAGTTATATGAGAAACACTATAATGAGGTATGGTATCTAAGCAGTTCTGATCTTTCTCAAAGCCGAAGTGTATATACAATCTATGCTCTTAAATATTATCTCGAAAGCATATATGCGACATATATAAAAAAGTATGGAAAATAG
- a CDS encoding PTS transporter subunit EIIC, with amino-acid sequence MASNKTLVQDILDAAGGTSNIRSVTHCATRLRLTVNDPAKTKDEQSIKKINGVLGMVMRNDEYQIIIGPGVEAVYLDFLKLGEFKKAAAEEDSQGAPEKTKKGLRSLLLKAIDFISGSFVPVLPIIVAGGLISAILVVCTTFFGMSPESGTYIVLNAIYQAAFTFLPIYVGYNTAKKLNVTPMLGALLGGVFVTGSISGGKGLNFVGIPITAVDYGSSVLPVVFSVLFMSAIYHPLEKRIPKSIKFFVVPTITMIIAVPVALIAIGPLATWLGSYIAIGLAWLHANLGWFSVGVMGGLAPVLIFSGTGTALYPAIFLSFTENGYEGFVMTGLLAGNLAVAGASIATSMLLKNKESKSVAMSTGITASFGITEPAIFGVLTKFKRPFIGAIIGGAIAGLFAGLMQVVEYSFSSPGIASVIAFINPDGTLFNFFMAIITMLIAFVGGFVATRILGVDEDTLIEK; translated from the coding sequence ATGGCTTCAAATAAAACGCTTGTTCAGGATATTCTTGATGCTGCCGGGGGGACATCTAATATTCGAAGCGTAACACACTGTGCGACAAGACTACGTCTGACAGTCAATGATCCAGCAAAAACAAAAGATGAACAATCGATCAAAAAAATCAACGGGGTTCTTGGTATGGTCATGCGTAATGATGAATATCAGATCATTATTGGCCCTGGAGTTGAAGCTGTTTATCTAGACTTTTTAAAGTTAGGAGAGTTCAAAAAGGCTGCAGCCGAAGAAGATTCGCAAGGTGCACCTGAAAAGACAAAAAAGGGTCTTCGATCCTTATTGTTGAAAGCGATTGATTTCATCTCTGGTTCGTTTGTGCCCGTGTTACCCATTATCGTGGCCGGTGGTTTAATTAGTGCCATTCTCGTTGTATGCACTACCTTTTTCGGAATGAGTCCCGAGTCTGGAACGTATATCGTTCTGAATGCGATTTACCAAGCGGCTTTCACTTTTTTACCCATCTATGTAGGATATAATACGGCAAAAAAATTGAATGTTACACCCATGTTGGGTGCCCTATTAGGTGGTGTGTTTGTTACTGGTAGCATTAGCGGGGGTAAAGGACTTAATTTTGTAGGTATCCCTATCACAGCTGTAGACTACGGAAGTTCGGTTTTGCCAGTCGTGTTCAGTGTGCTCTTTATGTCTGCCATTTATCATCCACTGGAAAAACGTATTCCTAAATCCATCAAATTTTTTGTAGTACCTACCATTACTATGATTATTGCAGTCCCAGTCGCTTTGATTGCAATCGGTCCATTGGCAACTTGGCTGGGAAGCTACATTGCAATAGGCCTGGCATGGCTTCATGCTAACCTTGGCTGGTTCTCTGTTGGAGTTATGGGTGGACTCGCACCTGTATTAATTTTCAGTGGTACAGGGACTGCATTATATCCTGCGATCTTTCTTTCTTTCACGGAGAATGGATACGAAGGTTTTGTTATGACGGGTTTGTTGGCCGGCAATCTTGCGGTTGCAGGGGCTTCCATTGCGACAAGCATGCTGTTAAAGAACAAGGAATCCAAATCTGTGGCCATGTCTACGGGCATTACCGCTTCTTTCGGTATTACAGAGCCCGCAATCTTCGGAGTATTAACTAAGTTTAAACGTCCATTTATAGGGGCGATCATTGGTGGGGCTATAGCTGGCCTGTTTGCAGGGTTAATGCAGGTCGTAGAGTATAGTTTTTCATCACCTGGTATTGCTAGTGTTATCGCTTTCATTAATCCCGATGGAACGTTATTCAATTTCTTCATGGCAATTATAACGATGTTAATAGCATTTGTTGGTGGTTTTGTTGCTACTCGTATACTGGGTGTGGATGAAGACACGTTAATTGAAAAATAA
- a CDS encoding NAD(P)-dependent oxidoreductase yields the protein MQILVLGATGRVGSHIVANALKDQHHVTVLVRNPKKFQAHNKNLTIIQGNVLNQEDIMRAIHGADVVISALNTDGTNTLSESMPLIIDAMREEGIKRIITLGTAGILQSRLSPSVLRYQSSESRRKSTHAAGEHHRVYLMLQDSTLEWTIVCPTYLPDGVHVGVYRVERDFLPEGGTEISVRDTAEFTYKQVKDGSYIKSRVGISY from the coding sequence ATGCAGATTTTAGTATTAGGTGCAACGGGACGTGTTGGCAGTCATATCGTTGCCAACGCGCTTAAGGATCAACATCATGTAACTGTACTGGTACGTAATCCTAAAAAATTCCAGGCTCATAATAAAAACTTAACAATCATTCAAGGTAATGTATTGAATCAAGAGGATATCATGCGTGCTATCCATGGAGCCGATGTCGTTATTAGTGCACTGAATACGGATGGGACCAATACGCTATCCGAAAGTATGCCTTTGATCATTGATGCAATGCGTGAAGAAGGAATAAAACGAATCATTACTTTAGGAACAGCTGGTATTCTACAAAGCAGACTATCTCCGAGTGTTCTGAGATATCAATCCAGTGAATCCAGGCGTAAATCCACCCATGCTGCAGGAGAACATCATCGAGTATATTTGATGCTTCAAGATTCAACACTGGAATGGACGATAGTGTGTCCCACGTATTTACCAGATGGAGTACACGTAGGTGTATACCGTGTAGAGCGTGATTTTCTACCTGAAGGTGGCACTGAAATATCCGTAAGGGATACAGCAGAATTCACGTACAAGCAAGTTAAAGATGGCTCTTATATCAAGTCTCGGGTAGGCATTTCTTACTAA